A single genomic interval of Armigeres subalbatus isolate Guangzhou_Male chromosome 1, GZ_Asu_2, whole genome shotgun sequence harbors:
- the LOC134206663 gene encoding uncharacterized protein LOC134206663 has translation MGSELATEKVLGMWWCTDTDTFTYKLSRKHDPELLTGARKPSKREVLRTLMSIFDPLGLLSNVLIGLRILFQEIWRSAINWDDEIPDSLHEKWDQWLHILPQLQDISIPRCYRSLTSINSDMLIQLHTFVDASELGYAAVVYLRFQQGNTVECMIVGAKSRVAPLKFVSIPRLELQSAIIGTRLANSICEALSFKITDRFFWTDARNVLCWLRSDHRQYSPYVGWRVSEILDSTAIKDWKWISSKDNVADEATKWRRSVDLDSQSRWFRGPQFLWQSSDKWPCEPFSTNITKEEIKANLLYHKATPQPLFQAATYSEWNRLLKTAAGVLRFIGNIRLKGTERNTGPFTKHELLNASNLLYREAQSASFSEEILILSKSEMSKKAIPKSSSIFTLNPFLDGKRVLRMHGRISACEYATMDAQNPIILPRDHHITKLLVRDYHLRYHHRNHETVLNEIRQVYRIPKLRPLLRKVRSECQTCKNQLAFPKPPPMADLPTARLAAYTRPFSYVGIDYFGPMCVAVGRRIEKRWGVLVTCLTIRAVHLEVAHSLSADSCIMALRSFMSRRGVPILIYSDRGTNFIAASKELREALREMDQQRVIREITSQHTEWTFLPPASPHMGGAWERLVQTVKVNLQRMLPTRRPTDEVLRNTLAEVENLINSRPLTHVPVDDPEAPVLTPNHFILGSSSGLKPASSLDDRALFLRRSWRQAQREADIFWQRWIRDYLPDLTKRTKWYTNVKPVAVNDVVLVVDPNLPRNCWLKGRVIAVYQAMDGHVRSVAVQTKSGIYERPATKIAVLDVHREVMVHQLPGIPGGECCDPLVDAAHHDDIA, from the coding sequence ATGGGATCTGAGTTGGCAACCGAGAAGGTTCTCGGAATGTGGTGGTGTACAGACACAGATACATTCACCTACAAGCTCTCTCGAAAACACGACCCTGAACTCCTGACAGGAGCGCGAAAGCCCTCAAAAAGAGAGGTTCTACGCACACTCATGTCTATTTTTGACCCTTTGGGTCTGCTCTCCAACGTTCTTATCGGCCTCAGAATACTGTTCCAGGAAATCTGGCGGTCCGCTATAAATTGGGATGACGAAATTCCGGACAGCCTACACGAAAAATGGGATCAATGGTTGCACATTCTACCGCAATTACAAGACATTTCAATTCCGCGTTGCTACCGTTCCCTGACGTCAATAAACTCGGACATGCTGATACAGTTACACACTTTTGTGGATGCGAGTGAGTTGGGGTATGCGGCTGTAGTGTATTTACGGTTTCAACAGGGTAACACCGTGGAATGCATGATCGTCGGGGCCAAATCGCGAGTTGCGCCACTTAAATTCGTATCCATCCCGAGGTTGGAACTTCAAAGCGCCATCATTGGTACCAGACTTGCGAACTCAATTTGTGAAGCTTTGTCCTTTAAGATCACAGACAGGTTTTTCTGGACAGATGCTCGAAACGTTCTGTGTTGGTTGCGTTCCGACCATCGCCAATATTCTCCATACGTAGGTTGGCGAGTCAGTGAAATACTGGATTCAACTGCTATCAAGGACTGGAAGTGGATTAGCTCGAAGGACAATGTGGCGGACGAGGCGACTAAATGGAGACGGTCGGTCGATCTTGATAGCCAAAGTAGGTGGTTCAGAGGACCTCAATTCTTGTGGCAGTCTTCTGACAAATGGCCATGCGAACCCTTCAGCACCAACATTACCAAGGAAGAGATTAAGGCGAATCTTCTATACCACAAAGCAACACCTCAGCCGCTGTTCCAAGCAGCAACATATTCGGAATGGAACCGGCTGCTAAAAACAGCAGCAGGGGTACTTAGGTTTATTGGTAATATTCGGCTGAAAGGTACAGAACGCAATACGGGGCCGTTTACCAAACATGAGCTTCTAAACGCATCAAACCTACTCTATCGTGAAGCTCAAAGTGCGTCGTTCTCCGAAGAGATACTCATACTATCGAAATCCGAAATGTCTAAAAAGGCGATTCCAAAGTCTAGTTCTATATTCACTTTGAATCCATTTTTAGATGGAAAGCGAGTATTAAGAATGCATGGCCGGATTAGTGCTTGTGAATATGCCACCATGGATGCCCAAAATCCGATAATACTTCCGAGGGACCATCACATAACAAAGTTACTAGTGCGAGATTATCATTTGCGGTATCACCATCGTAACCATGAGACCGTTCTGAACGAGATAAGGCAAGTGTATAGGATTCCAAAGCTGCGTCCATTGTTACGGAAAGTTAGATCAGAATGTCAAACGTGCAAAAACCAGCTTGCTTTCCCTAAACCTCCTCCAATGGCCGATCTTCCAACTGCTAGATTAGCAGCTTATACAAGGCCTTTTTCGTATGTCGGAATTGACTATTTTGGACCCATGTGTGTGGCAGTAGGACGACGAATAGAGAAACGTTGGGGCGTTCTGGTAACGTGCCTAACGATAAGGGCGGTACATTTAGAAGTTGCGCACTCGCTAAGCGCGGATTCTTGCATCATGGCATTGCGATCCTTCATGTCCAGGCGAGGAGTTCCAATTCTAATATATAGTGATCGTGGGACCAACTTCATTGCAGCGAGTAAGGAACTGAGAGAGGCATTACGCGAAATGGATCAGCAAAGAGTCATTCGAGAGATTACCAGTCAACATACCGAGTGGACATTCCTTCCTCCTGCTTCTCCGCACATGGGCGGTGCTTGGGAGCGCCTCGTTCAGACAGTGAAGGTGAACCTGCAAAGGATGCTACCAACGAGACGCCCCACCGATGAAGTACTGCGTAATACTCTAGCTGAAGTTGAAAACCTTATCAATTCACGTCCGTTGACGCATGTTCCTGTCGATGACCCCGAGGCGCCGGTATTAACACCAAATCATTTCATACTGGGTTCATCCAGCGGCCTCAAGCCCGCGTCAAGTTTGGATGATAGAGCGTTGTTTTTACGACGATCCTGGCGTCAGGCGCAAAGAGAAGCGGACATATTTTGGCAACGCTGGATCCGTGACTACCTGCCGGATTTAACTAAGCGCACCAAATGGTACACCAACGTGAAACCAGTAGCGGTAAATGATGTCGTGCTTGTAGTAGACCCAAATCTTCCAAGGAACTGTTGGCTTAAAGGGCGGGTTATTGCCGTTTACCAAGCAATGGACGGACATGTGAGATCAGTAGCAGTACAGACAAAATCGGGGATATACGAGCGACCGGCGACAAAGATTGCCGTTCTGGATGTTCACCGCGAAGTAATGGTACACCAGTTACCTGGCATACCCGGGGGAGAGTGTTGCGACCCCTTGGTCGATGCGGCTCATCACGACGATATAGCTTGA